The genome window CCTTTTTATATACCCAAATTGATGGTATTTCCCTAACTGTGCGTTCAAAAGACTCTTGGACCCATGTCATATTTACTTTTTTATAAGCAAGCAAATATTGAATTGTAAATGTATTAGATAATTCTTGCAAATCTAAATACATCAATTCATTTTGCGAAAGGGACCGCACTTTGGTTTTCATTTAGATATGCTCCGTATTACTCGTTTGTTTTTCATTGTTAAAGGAATCTTTTGAGAAAAAGGCATAAAGACACATTTCACGGTTAATCTATTTTCTGAAAAGAAGGATTGCAAATGCGCTTCTAATTCCTGCCTTTTTACATCTGATATTGAAGCAAAAATATGTAAAAAGGATCCCTCTTGTACTACTTTAAACTCTCCAATCATTGGGCAAACCCGTAGTATTAATCTGATTATAAAATCTGGGAAAATCAGTTTTTCTTTTCCGTTATCATCTTTAAAGCACAAAATATCATCTGCCCGCCCTTCAATCTGTTTTAAACGAATCATAGGACTACCACATGGACAAGGTGTCGGATCCTCGGTCAAAATATCATTTAATTCATAAGCAATAATAGGTTGTGTTGTACGATTAAAATCAGTAATAATGGGAATGAATTTATGATTTTTTTCATCCAAAACTTTTTTTTCTATGTGTATTAAATCTTCATTTAAGTGCAAATTTCCTTCTTTGCAACTGCACCCCAATAGGCCTTCCGTAGCTTGATAAATTTGATGAACAGGTAAATGAAAAGAATTCTGCACTCTTTGCTTTATATCGTCATATAAGACATCTGCAACCGAAATAATCTTTTCAAGAGTTAAAGAAATTTCACCTTGCTGTTGTTTTTTGCTCAATAAATCTAAAACTGTCGGAGGAGCTACCAGTACGTTCGGTTGAAAACTCTGCAAGCTACCAACATGTAGGGAGAAATCCTCTTTTAAATCAAAAAATTTAAATTTTAAAAAAGAGCTATGAATTGTTTCATATAAGTTACTATCAGCACGTAGGAAAAAAGCAATTTTGGTAACTGAAAAAAGTCCTCTTGGTAGCATTTTAGCCAGAATTGTTCCACACCATTTTGCCCGTTCCAATCGGCTAACAAGAAATACGCCTCTAATACCAGATGTTCCCGATGACAAACCAACCGTATATCCTTTACACGTCGGTGAAAAATTGCGCGAATCTTCTGCCAGTTGTGCCACTTCAAGAGCCTCTTTCAAAGATATTCCCACAGTATTTAAATTATCAAAATTTTCCATAAAAATCGCTTTATTAATGGGGGTTAATTTGTTCCTAGAATCCGTTTTTCTATATAACGAATGATAAAAAGGACTTCTAGGAATAATATAGTCTAAAAATTTCCGCAAACGCTTTTGTTGCCAACGATCTAATTGTTCTCTAGAAGAGAAATGCATAAAATACTTTGTTTTTAGATAGTAAAAAAGAATCAAAAGTTTTTCAAACATAAATTAATTTCCATGCGTCAAATAAATAGTAATTCCTTGTTCCCACATCTCTTTTAATACTCCCACCGTAGCGAGATAATCCTTTTGATTTTCTTGTACCAAAAGTCCTATCTTTGATGGCAAAATTCCCTGCTCATACAGCAGAGGACTCCAAGCCGCATCAGCGGCAAACAATACTTTTTCCTGCTCTAAAAATAGGCCATATTGATTCAAAGTGTGTCCTGGTAAAAAAACTGCAAAAATTCCCCTTTTCTCATCTAAACAATAGGATGGAAGTCCAAAAATATCCTTCCCTCTTGGGAAATCTTCTATCCACAAACTTCTCTTTTCAAAATCAGCGGGAAGCAACTCTGGAAAAAAACCATGTAAAAGTTTTGAGCATACACTCATTTTCATTAATCGTTTATATTCATATGCCGAACAGATATATTTCGATTTGATAAATTGAGAAAGCCCCCCAATATGATCTGCATGAAAATGGGAAATAAAGATATTAGAAATTTCTTGTGGACGTATGCTTTCTCGTTTTAATTGAAAAGATATATTTTCCTCATCCGTCTGACGATTTGGTACCAATATGTTATATATCTTACGTTGCCAAGAAATATTATGTGATTGCGAATTTCCCGCATAACCACTATCTATCAGCCACTTCTCTTTTCCAAAAATCACACAAGTTACTCGGGCAGGAAAACGTTGCCAACGAAAAGGCTTATTTCTGACTGCAAAATGAGCAAACTGGCTACATGTACCACAAATAAAATGTTTAAGTTGTATGTTCATTTTTATAAGCCTGCAAAGTATATGTTAAGGCATCAGACATGTTAACCTGGGCCACGTATCCCAATTCTTTTTTTGCCTTCTGTATATCCAACGTCATATCTTTGGCTAACAAAGAAATGGTATATGTTGTGAAAGGAGGTTCTTTCCCTCGCAAAAAACAACTATATATCTTTTCCAATAAATAAGCATAACCTACCGCTAATTTGTAAGGAATTTTTCGGGTTCTCCAAGGAATATTTAAAGATTCAAATACTTTTTTCAATACATCCAATAAATAAACTGGCTCATCATTTGTAATATTATATACACTTCCACTCGGTACAGAAGAATGAAGTGCCTGTCGAATTGCAAACACCACATTATCTACGTAAGTTAAGTCACACAAGGGACCTCTATCAACGCGCATTTGAGGAATAAAACGTTTCTGTCCAACACTCAATAAACGAGGCAGTAATGCTCTATCGCCCTGTCCAAAAATAGCACGTGGCCTTAAAATAATTGCATGCAATCCCAATTTAACATACTCCTGTACAATTTCTTCAGCCTGATATTTTGTTTGAATGTAGAAATTAGTTTTATTATTTGCGATAATATCTTCTTCTTTCAAATGATGTTTGTCTTGAAAATTAAAATACAATCCTGGAGTGGAAATATGAACAAAACATTTTACTTTATGCGCCAAGGCTGCTTGACACAACCTACGAGTTGCCTCTACATTGCTAGCATAAAAAGATTCATAACTTCCCCATGGACTAGACTTTGCAGCACAATGCACTACAGCATCTATATTTTCTAACAAACCGCTCAAATTTTCTTTATCTAAAGCAACCTTATGGAACTCGATATTTCTTTGTTTCAAACTTTTGGCAACTTCCGAACGTCCCGTAGCACGCACACTATGGCCATCTTGACATAATCGCAAAGCCGTTTGTCCACCCAAAAAACCTGTTGCTCCGGTAACCAATATCCGCATATTAATACTCCAATATCATCATCCCAATAGATAAACCCGCTGACGTGCCCAGCAGCATTACTTTGTCGCCTCGTTTGATTTTACCCTGCTCAATAGCTTTAGCAAATGCAAACGGAATAGCTGCCGCTACATTATTGCCGTAATCTTGGATGGTAAACATCATTTTTTCCAAAGGAATCCCTAATTTTTTGCTCATAAGCGTCATCGCAAGTGGGCTGGCTTGGTGGGGGATAACCATGGCAATATCTTTCCATGCAAGCCCTGTTTGTTTAAATGCATTTTCAATAAATCCGGGCAATACTTTTGCCGAAACTTTATAGATACTTCGTCCGTTCATATCGAACAAATAATCGTTATGATTTTGCGGTGTATATAATGTGGGAAGCTGTGCCAGTTGTCCACCTTTAATACGAGCAAAATCGGCTCCTTGGATGTGAGTGCTAAAACATGAGAAGAAAGGCTTATCTGCATTTCCTCGTCCCAATACAGCCGCTACGGCCATATCTCCAAATAAACATGCACTTTTGGGTTGATTCCAATTAATAACGCCTGAAGGTTGTTCGGCAGAAACCACAAGCACGTGTTTATATTTCCCACTTTCTAACCCGCATGCCAACGTATCCACTGCCACCATAAAGCTTAAACAAGTACTGTCTATATCAAAACAAGGAAACGTATAATCAGATACTCCTAACTCTTGTTTTAGACAAGCAGCCATGCACGGAATGGGTTGCCATTTGGTAGCAGAAGCCGCCACCATGCAATCAATATCTTTCCACGTCAGTCCGGCTTGCTCCACGGCCTTTTGAGCTGCCGCCGCACCACCTGCCAGCACGGTTTTCTTATCAAAATAATAGCGTGACTTGATACCGATATGTTCTTCGGTATATCCAATAGGGGTTTGACATTTTTCGTCAAGTTCATTAGACAAGATATACCGATCCGGCAATTCATAAGCAATGCTTTCAATGTGTAATTTAGTCATAATAAATCCTAGCTATTTAATGCCATCTCTTTTAACTTTACATAATCTACTTTGCCGGTTCCCATCAGCGGAATTTCTTCCACTACACGAATCGTTTTGGGCACGGCCAGTTCACTAAGGCCTTTCTCTTTGAAAGCGGCAAGCAAGGCTCCGCGTTCAGCGGTAGGTTCTGTGGTAAATAGCACAAGTTGTTCACCTTTTTTCTCATCGGGAATATTGACTACCGCGTGCATTTTGTTAGGCCACAGCGCATTGATTTCCGTTTCTACTGCCGTCAAAGAAATCATCTCGCCCGCAATTTTGGCAAAACGTTTGGCACGACCTAAGATAAATGCAAAACCGTCTTCATCCACGCGTACAATGTCGCCTGTATCATACCAACCGTCTTGCGGCGGCTCTAATACACCGGGGTTGCTATCGCGCAGATACCCAGCCATAATGTTAGCCCCTTTGACAAGCAGTTTGCCTCCCTCTTCCACTCCGGGGATTTGTTCCAACTTATATTCAATACCCGGTAAAAGACGGCCTACACTACCCCGCTTAAAGTACATAGGCGTATTGACAGCCATAACAGGGGCCGTTTCGGTGGCTCCGTATCCTTCCATAATGCGCAAACCGAACTGGTCATAGTAATTGCGGATAGTTTCTTCTTTTAGTTTTTCTGCTCCCACCACGGCCAAACGCACCGAGTAAAAATCATACGGGTGAGCCATTTTGGCGTACCCGCTGAAGAAGGTATCCGTTCCAAAAATAATAGTGGCATTTCTATCATAAACCAGCTCTGGCACAATGCGGTAATGCAACGGAGACGGATAGAAAAATACTGGAACGCCACACAAGATTGGCAACAATGTGCCTACTGTTAAACCGAAGGAATGGAAAATAGGCATTGCATTAAACACACGGTCTTTAAGCCCAAAATCTAGCACACTTTGCAGTTGCAAACGATTGGCTTGAATATTCTCGTGTGAGAGCACGACTCCTTTGGGGGTTCCTTCACTTCCGGAGGTAAAAAGTACCACTGCTGGATCTTTGGGGCTTACATTGCCACGCACTTTTTTGTAGTACCGACTTGGGAAGTAAGATGCCATTAAACCAATTATTTTATCCCAAACAGAAATCTCCTTTTTCAAATCTTCCAAGTACACCAGTTGAAAACCCGCCCGTTTTAAAGCATCCGCTGTTTCCATCAGTCCACCTTGCCGCAGGAATAATTTGGAAGTAAAGATGGTTGTGATTTTTGCGGCTTTACAACAAGCGAGCATGTTTTTTACACCCGTAGAAAAATTAAGCATACACGGAGTAATATTAAAAGCCCGCATCCCAAAGAACGCCACCACACTGGCTGTCATATTTGGGAGTAAAAAACCCGCCATTTCGCCCTGTTTTTGATGTTTAGCAATTTTCTTTCCTAATACAAATACAGCGGTTAAAAATTGCCCGAAATTGAGCGGCTTGCGCGTAGCATCATTGATAATACGTTTTTTACGGCCCACCAATTTATAGGCATCAATGAGCGAATCAAACAACGTCTCGCTGACATTGCCCGCCTCGTACTTCATATTGACCATCACATCGTACAAACCACGGGCAGCTGCCAAACGGCGGGCCTTCCCTTTTACGCTTTCGTCAATTTTCAAGGTTTTAGGCGATTGAATGGTAATGGTAATTTTGCTCTGCGGGCGCGTTTTTAATTGCGTACCAAAGCGCGAAAATAACGAGTATTGGCTCCCCTCCAAACAGACGGGCAACAACTGGGCGTCGCTTTTGTCGGCAATCATGGCTGGGCCGGGATAGATTTTCATAAGGCCGCCTGTGGTGGTAATACGCCCTTCGGGGAAAATAACCACCCGTTTACCGGCTTTTACTTCTTCAATAATGGACTTTACCGCCATCGGGTTGGTGGGGTCAATCGGGAAGTATTTTACCAAGTGCAAAAAGGGTTTTACCCACCATTTTTGGCTGACATAAGTGTCAATGGCAAAATACAAATTTCCCGGCAGATACACCCACAACAAAACAGCATCTAAAAAGGAAGTGTGGTTGGCAATAATTAGAGCGTTGCCTTGCAGGTTTTTCCAATGTTCAATCCCGTTTACCTTCACACCGTACACAAAGTTTAATACCCGCGTCATAATCATACGGATAATATGATGCGGCAATAGACCGCAAATGTAAATGGCAGCTAACGCGTTAGCAAACGCAATCACTCCAAATACGGTTGGAATGGTAAAGTGCATAGCTAATAGTAGTGCACAGAAACCGCTACCAAGCACCATAAAAAGTGAATTAATAATGTTATTAGTGGCAATCACACGGGAGCGGGTATCCTCGGTAGCCAAAAACTGCAGCATCGCATTAAGCGGTACAATATAGAGCCCG of Elusimicrobiaceae bacterium contains these proteins:
- a CDS encoding MBL fold metallo-hydrolase, coding for MNIQLKHFICGTCSQFAHFAVRNKPFRWQRFPARVTCVIFGKEKWLIDSGYAGNSQSHNISWQRKIYNILVPNRQTDEENISFQLKRESIRPQEISNIFISHFHADHIGGLSQFIKSKYICSAYEYKRLMKMSVCSKLLHGFFPELLPADFEKRSLWIEDFPRGKDIFGLPSYCLDEKRGIFAVFLPGHTLNQYGLFLEQEKVLFAADAAWSPLLYEQGILPSKIGLLVQENQKDYLATVGVLKEMWEQGITIYLTHGN
- a CDS encoding NAD(P)-dependent oxidoreductase, which encodes MRILVTGATGFLGGQTALRLCQDGHSVRATGRSEVAKSLKQRNIEFHKVALDKENLSGLLENIDAVVHCAAKSSPWGSYESFYASNVEATRRLCQAALAHKVKCFVHISTPGLYFNFQDKHHLKEEDIIANNKTNFYIQTKYQAEEIVQEYVKLGLHAIILRPRAIFGQGDRALLPRLLSVGQKRFIPQMRVDRGPLCDLTYVDNVVFAIRQALHSSVPSGSVYNITNDEPVYLLDVLKKVFESLNIPWRTRKIPYKLAVGYAYLLEKIYSCFLRGKEPPFTTYTISLLAKDMTLDIQKAKKELGYVAQVNMSDALTYTLQAYKNEHTT
- a CDS encoding acyl-[ACP]--phospholipid O-acyltransferase, producing the protein MLSLLKTFFNRPFLALFCTQYLGAFNDNFFRTAMATFITYKVTSISAGSKSVIVSLAVALFMLPFFLFSALAGELADKFRKDILIKATKGLEVVIVLLAGVGFLTTNVPLLLGVLFLMGTQSAFFGPVKYSILPDILGEKQLIAGNGIIEAGTYGSILQGTIFGGIIIAANELWLPGIILGVAILGLLASLFIPAQKPANADLKIDKNFIRSTWKNMAFAKQNHDIFLCILGISWFWMLGTALIAQMPSLAHDILNGTPGLFTFLLTLFSCGIGLGSLLCQFLVKGEITSKYVPISALLMTVFLADLACATAGYIPAETALDYKAFLMTFAGKRITLDLLGFAVCGGLYIVPLNAMLQFLATEDTRSRVIATNNIINSLFMVLGSGFCALLLAMHFTIPTVFGVIAFANALAAIYICGLLPHHIIRMIMTRVLNFVYGVKVNGIEHWKNLQGNALIIANHTSFLDAVLLWVYLPGNLYFAIDTYVSQKWWVKPFLHLVKYFPIDPTNPMAVKSIIEEVKAGKRVVIFPEGRITTTGGLMKIYPGPAMIADKSDAQLLPVCLEGSQYSLFSRFGTQLKTRPQSKITITIQSPKTLKIDESVKGKARRLAAARGLYDVMVNMKYEAGNVSETLFDSLIDAYKLVGRKKRIINDATRKPLNFGQFLTAVFVLGKKIAKHQKQGEMAGFLLPNMTASVVAFFGMRAFNITPCMLNFSTGVKNMLACCKAAKITTIFTSKLFLRQGGLMETADALKRAGFQLVYLEDLKKEISVWDKIIGLMASYFPSRYYKKVRGNVSPKDPAVVLFTSGSEGTPKGVVLSHENIQANRLQLQSVLDFGLKDRVFNAMPIFHSFGLTVGTLLPILCGVPVFFYPSPLHYRIVPELVYDRNATIIFGTDTFFSGYAKMAHPYDFYSVRLAVVGAEKLKEETIRNYYDQFGLRIMEGYGATETAPVMAVNTPMYFKRGSVGRLLPGIEYKLEQIPGVEEGGKLLVKGANIMAGYLRDSNPGVLEPPQDGWYDTGDIVRVDEDGFAFILGRAKRFAKIAGEMISLTAVETEINALWPNKMHAVVNIPDEKKGEQLVLFTTEPTAERGALLAAFKEKGLSELAVPKTIRVVEEIPLMGTGKVDYVKLKEMALNS